In Marmota flaviventris isolate mMarFla1 chromosome 15, mMarFla1.hap1, whole genome shotgun sequence, a single window of DNA contains:
- the Dscc1 gene encoding sister chromatid cohesion protein DCC1 encodes MRTREEVDATLQVAKLNAAELLPTVHCLGFGLGASGAAAGDFCLLELEPALCQQLEAGHSLVIRGDKDEQAVLCSKDKTYDLKIADTSNMLLFIPGCKTPDQLKMEETQCNIIHTEIFGFSNNYWELRRCRPKLKKLKKLLMENTYEGPDSQKEEDSNRSKYTTEDLLDRIQASEEEIMTQLEVLNACEIGGYWRILDFDYEMKLLNHITQLVDSESWSFSKVPLNICLQELGPLEPGEMIEHCLKCYGKKYTEEGEVYFDLSADKICRATAQMLLQNAVKFNLAEFQEVWQQSVPEGMVTRLDQLKGLALVDRHSRPEIIFLLKVDDLPEGNQERFNSLFSLREKWTEEDIAPYIRDLCGEKQTIGALLTKYSRSSMQNGIKVYNSRRPIT; translated from the exons ATGAGGACACGCGAGGAGGTGGACGCGACGCTGCAGGTCGCCAAGCTGAACGCCGCCGAGCTGCTGCCCACCGTGCACTGCCTGGGCTTCGGCCTGGGGGCCAGCGGCGCGGCTGCCGGCGACTTCTGCCTGCTGGAACTGGAGCCCGCGCTGTGCCAGCAGCTGGAGGCCGGACACAG TCTTGTGATTCGGGGAGATAAAGATGAACAAGCTGTGCTGTGCAGTAAAGACAAAACATATGACTTGAAAATAGCAGATACTTCAAATATGTTGCTTTTTATTCCTGGCTGTAAAACTCCAGACCAGCTGAAGATGGAGGAAACACAGTGTAACATTATTCACACTGAG ATCTTTGGTTTTTCTAATAACTATTGGGAATTGAGAAGATGCAGACCTAAATTAAAGAAGCTAAAGAAACTTCTAATGGAAAATACCTATGAAGGACCTGACAGTCAAAAAGAAGAGGATTCAAATCGCTCAAAA TACACCACTGAAGATTTGCTTGATCGAATTCAGGCaagtgaagaagaaataatgaccCAGTTAGAAGTTTTAAATGCCTGTGAGATTGGAG gttATTGGAGGATTCTTGACTTTGACTATGAGATGAAACTTCTGAATCATATAACTCAGCTGGTGGATTCTGAATCTTGGTCTTTTAGTAAAGTTCCTTTGAACATATGCCTTCAGGAACTTGGACCATTGGAACCAGG ggAAATGATAGAACACTGTCTTAAATGTTATGGGAAGAAATATACAGAAGAAG GTGAAGTTTATTTTGATTTGAGTGCTGATAAAATATGCAGAGCAACAGCACAAATGTTACTTCAGAATGCAGTGAAATTCAATCTGGCTGAGTTTCAAGAAGTGTGGCAACAGAGTGTTCCTGAAGGAATGGTAACTAGGCTTGATCAGCTCAAG GGTTTAGCACTGGTGGACAGACACTCAAGACCAGAAATCATATTTTTGCTGAAAGTAGATGATTTACCTGAGGGAAATCAGGAACGTTTTAATAGTCTATTTTCTCTAAGGGAGAAGTGGACAGAAGAAGACATTGCTCCATATATCCG AGATTTGTGTGGAGAGAAGCAAACCATAGGTGCATTACTCACTAAATACTCACGTTCTTCGATGCAAAATGGAATTAAAGTTTATAATTCAAGAAGACCCATTACTTAA